The Caldanaerobius fijiensis DSM 17918 genome window below encodes:
- a CDS encoding radical SAM protein, with the protein MVKVLGNLDEIRPAYFLKAFGKEVKNMRIFSFGLCNFLCPYCKRMNNAIAGAKNVSENELFAKIDEALKNEEVVRLSGGDPSMYPKLSVELLEYAKNKNGITSIAHNGSNVKYIEKVMPYLDFAAIDVKGSTPEKFAKRTGISIETAEKMLKNALAIQDMLADAGILVDIRTCVFSDDTKDDLIKLADMIFYRGTKNKFWTVRLYQPVEGCSWEPLPYDVTINYLQEIKENNKDIKLGVRTNWKGGFIFL; encoded by the coding sequence ATGGTCAAGGTGTTGGGAAATTTGGACGAAATCAGGCCTGCCTATTTTCTGAAAGCTTTTGGCAAGGAAGTTAAAAACATGCGGATATTCTCATTCGGCCTGTGCAATTTTCTATGTCCATACTGCAAAAGAATGAACAATGCAATAGCTGGAGCAAAGAATGTGTCGGAGAATGAACTTTTTGCAAAAATCGATGAAGCTCTGAAAAACGAAGAAGTTGTAAGGCTTTCGGGTGGAGACCCGTCAATGTATCCGAAATTGTCCGTGGAACTGTTGGAGTATGCAAAGAACAAAAATGGTATAACGAGCATAGCGCACAACGGAAGCAATGTAAAATATATAGAAAAAGTGATGCCGTATTTGGATTTCGCCGCAATAGATGTGAAAGGCAGCACTCCGGAGAAGTTTGCAAAACGGACGGGAATCAGCATTGAAACCGCAGAAAAAATGCTGAAAAATGCCCTGGCAATACAGGATATGCTGGCAGATGCAGGAATTTTGGTCGATATAAGAACCTGCGTATTCTCCGATGATACCAAAGACGACTTAATTAAGCTGGCAGACATGATATTTTACAGAGGAACGAAAAACAAGTTTTGGACGGTGAGGTTGTATCAGCCTGTAGAGGGTTGCTCGTGGGAGCCTCTGCCATATGATGTGACAATCAACTACCTGCAGGAAATAAAAGAAAATAATAAAGATATTAAGCTCGGCGTAAGAACGAATTGGAAGGGTGGTTTTATCTTTCTTTAA